A genomic segment from Pollutimonas thiosulfatoxidans encodes:
- the cheZ gene encoding protein phosphatase CheZ, with amino-acid sequence MDTADNSWGQPPADPSTDLIHRIASLTRMLRESMRELGLDQAIKDAAHAIPDARDRLHYVARMTEQAANRVLNAAEHVQPLQESMQREAVALDARWQAWFDHPVELDQARELVDDTRALLKNIPEKTQDSQSKLLEIIMAQDFQDLTGQVIMKMLGVVTAIETELVQVLIDNVPQEKREEANSLLNGPEVSPQGKVDVVTSQDQVDDLLANLGF; translated from the coding sequence ATGGACACCGCTGACAATTCCTGGGGCCAGCCGCCCGCCGATCCTTCAACCGACCTGATTCATCGGATCGCGTCGCTGACACGCATGCTGCGCGAAAGCATGCGCGAACTGGGCCTGGACCAAGCCATCAAGGATGCCGCCCATGCCATCCCGGATGCTCGCGATCGCCTGCATTACGTTGCCCGCATGACCGAGCAGGCGGCGAACCGCGTGCTTAACGCTGCCGAACATGTCCAGCCGCTGCAGGAATCCATGCAGCGCGAGGCTGTCGCACTGGACGCGCGCTGGCAGGCGTGGTTTGACCATCCCGTCGAACTTGACCAGGCACGTGAGCTGGTAGATGATACCCGCGCGCTCTTGAAAAACATTCCAGAGAAGACGCAAGATTCGCAAAGCAAGTTGCTTGAAATCATCATGGCACAGGACTTTCAGGATCTGACCGGCCAGGTCATCATGAAGATGCTGGGCGTGGTGACGGCCATCGAAACCGAGCTGGTGCAAGTCTTGATCGACAACGTTCCGCAAGAAAAACGCGAGGAAGCAAATTCGCTGCTGAACGGGCCTGAAGTCAGTCCGCAAGGCAAGGTCGATGTGGTAACGAGCCAGGATCAGGTCGACGACCTGCTGGCCAATTTGGGGTTTTAA
- the flgM gene encoding flagellar biosynthesis anti-sigma factor FlgM — protein MSSAGVSSTGAAASGRASVDLSAAARHLSSLESTDNDVNVARVQEIRDALASGQLKIDPSRIADGLLASVRDLLK, from the coding sequence GTGAGCAGTGCTGGCGTGTCGTCAACCGGCGCAGCCGCCAGCGGCCGCGCTTCCGTGGACCTTAGCGCGGCGGCCCGGCACCTTTCCAGCCTGGAAAGCACCGACAACGACGTCAATGTGGCCCGCGTACAAGAAATCCGCGACGCCCTGGCATCCGGCCAGTTAAAAATAGACCCCAGCCGCATTGCCGACGGTCTGTTGGCCAGTGTGCGCGACCTGCTTAAATAA
- a CDS encoding CheR family methyltransferase: MSSLAQSIFTMPVLPEVGHNDFERAARMLHKRAGIVLGDHKREMAERTLAMRARSMHLDQVQQYLDHLEMNPHSEHWETFVNAFTINHTAFFREHHHFGVLAKFARSRKKPFAVWSCASSTGEEPYSIAMTLRESCPAPDAGVTVLATDIDTRAIAAAKEGMYSLERAKPVPEEYLRKYFQRGTGRRAGMVRVKPLLRDMIQFDVLNLLASDWPVNQKFDAIFCRNTMIYFDKATQTKILERFATVMKPGGLLFVGHSENFTYLTKAFQLQGQTVYVAC; this comes from the coding sequence ATGTCTTCTTTAGCGCAGTCTATCTTCACCATGCCCGTCTTGCCAGAAGTCGGGCATAACGATTTTGAGCGGGCGGCACGCATGTTGCATAAGCGTGCCGGCATTGTGTTGGGCGACCATAAGCGCGAGATGGCTGAACGCACGCTGGCCATGCGTGCGCGCAGCATGCATCTGGACCAAGTGCAGCAATACCTGGACCACCTCGAGATGAATCCGCATTCCGAGCACTGGGAAACCTTCGTCAACGCTTTTACGATCAACCATACCGCCTTCTTTCGCGAACATCACCATTTTGGGGTGCTGGCCAAGTTTGCGCGCTCACGCAAGAAGCCGTTTGCCGTGTGGTCCTGCGCCAGCTCCACGGGTGAAGAGCCATACTCCATCGCCATGACGCTGCGCGAGAGCTGCCCCGCGCCTGACGCCGGCGTGACGGTACTGGCCACCGATATCGATACGCGCGCCATTGCGGCAGCCAAGGAAGGCATGTATTCGCTGGAGCGGGCCAAACCGGTGCCCGAAGAGTATCTGCGCAAGTATTTTCAGCGCGGCACGGGCCGTCGCGCAGGCATGGTGCGCGTCAAGCCACTGCTGCGCGACATGATTCAGTTCGACGTCCTGAACTTGCTGGCTTCGGACTGGCCGGTGAACCAGAAGTTCGATGCGATTTTTTGCCGCAACACCATGATCTATTTCGACAAGGCGACCCAGACCAAAATACTGGAGCGCTTTGCAACCGTGATGAAACCTGGGGGTCTGCTGTTCGTGGGCCATTCCGAGAATTTTACGTATCTGACCAAGGCGTTTCAGTTGCAGGGGCAGACGGTATACGTGGCTTGCTAG
- the flgA gene encoding flagellar basal body P-ring formation chaperone FlgA — MQKLWLVLALSLMPALSSTHAAQSAVRSVPIQDPAIVAAEVEDFLRSQASTYPGSVEVTVEAPRIQRQQACDQLQAHLPTGQRLRSRMTISVRCVSPVVWTTYVQATLSIQGYYYVANRNIESGDVISLDDLGAREGDILRLANNIVFDPSQAVGYIASQRIAAGGPIKSSALRNPDSIQRGQMVRTEARGRGFVATGEGQALQSGAPGTQIQVRASSGQIVSGMVVNANTVRILM, encoded by the coding sequence ATGCAAAAGCTCTGGCTCGTTTTAGCCCTGTCCCTGATGCCCGCCCTGTCGAGCACACATGCCGCCCAGTCCGCCGTCCGATCGGTGCCCATCCAGGATCCCGCCATCGTGGCGGCCGAGGTGGAAGACTTTCTGCGCAGCCAAGCCAGCACCTACCCCGGATCGGTCGAAGTCACCGTGGAAGCGCCCCGCATACAGCGCCAACAGGCTTGCGACCAACTGCAGGCGCATTTGCCCACGGGGCAAAGGTTGCGTTCGCGGATGACCATAAGCGTGCGCTGCGTCTCGCCGGTGGTCTGGACCACCTACGTACAGGCGACTTTAAGCATTCAGGGCTATTACTATGTCGCCAACCGCAATATCGAGTCGGGCGACGTGATTTCGCTGGACGACCTGGGCGCGCGCGAAGGCGACATCTTGCGCTTGGCCAACAACATCGTCTTTGATCCCAGCCAAGCGGTGGGGTACATTGCCAGCCAGCGCATAGCCGCCGGTGGGCCGATAAAGTCCAGCGCCTTGCGCAATCCGGACTCTATCCAACGTGGGCAAATGGTGCGTACTGAAGCGCGCGGCCGCGGCTTTGTCGCCACGGGCGAAGGCCAGGCCCTGCAAAGCGGCGCGCCCGGTACGCAAATACAGGTCAGGGCCAGTTCGGGCCAGATCGTCAGCGGCATGGTGGTCAACGCCAATACCGTGCGGATACTGATGTAG
- a CDS encoding methyl-accepting chemotaxis protein: MKHKTKRTMGVSRLLGQLSRGHATLSDRAWTLSPLAWPLSRFLSNLRARFVTMRQASIDISLNTARLQAQTKACHAMAQDQAAESEGLASRGAQIAAMSEETSASVTEIASTFHTQMDVARKTLAQLNDLHQRVTRVSTQMEVFSGVVTQLSQRAQSVEDTSRLIKDIALQTHLLALNAGVEAARAGEAGKGFAVVASEVGKLAERVNSATGEIVQHTSEILELVADTRDKTDQIHLDMSSSDKVVTEFTSNFDQFVKDFEHMDLQMTEVVHTVSQVAVTNTEMNQSIERMASLSAQVQSRMVTMTEQVGAVAGKSENLQEMLAALRTGNTPFDSLVNILHSLQHACVKLLLKARNEGVDILDQQYRRIPNSNPARYNTVYDSSIDQQLTQILDYVLEQLPGGFYTLLIDKNGYCPTHNTIYSRKPTGDLDHDTRHVRNKRIFDDPVSLGAAKNESGVLCQTYMRDTGEIVTDLSIPLDIDGSRWGAVRMGVDYPRFEEIVTQGHQPN; encoded by the coding sequence ATGAAACATAAAACCAAGCGCACCATGGGTGTGTCGCGTCTGCTGGGCCAGCTTAGCCGTGGGCATGCCACGCTGTCCGACCGGGCCTGGACTCTCAGCCCGCTGGCATGGCCGCTTTCGCGATTCCTTAGCAACCTGCGTGCACGATTCGTGACCATGCGCCAGGCCAGTATTGATATCTCCCTGAACACGGCACGCCTGCAGGCCCAGACCAAGGCCTGCCACGCCATGGCGCAAGATCAGGCGGCCGAGTCCGAAGGCCTGGCCAGCCGGGGTGCCCAAATTGCCGCGATGTCCGAAGAGACATCCGCCTCGGTAACGGAAATCGCCTCGACCTTTCATACGCAGATGGATGTGGCGCGCAAAACCCTGGCGCAACTGAACGACCTGCACCAGCGGGTGACCCGGGTGTCCACCCAGATGGAGGTCTTTTCCGGTGTGGTCACGCAACTGAGCCAACGCGCACAATCCGTGGAAGACACCAGTCGTCTCATTAAAGACATTGCTCTGCAAACGCATCTGCTGGCGCTGAATGCCGGCGTAGAGGCCGCCCGGGCCGGCGAGGCCGGCAAGGGCTTTGCCGTGGTGGCCAGCGAGGTCGGCAAGCTGGCCGAGCGGGTCAACTCGGCTACTGGCGAAATCGTCCAACATACCAGCGAAATTCTCGAGCTCGTTGCCGACACGCGCGACAAAACCGACCAGATCCACCTGGACATGAGTTCATCCGACAAGGTGGTTACCGAGTTCACGTCGAATTTCGATCAGTTCGTCAAGGACTTCGAGCACATGGACTTGCAAATGACGGAAGTGGTGCACACCGTCTCGCAAGTGGCTGTCACCAACACCGAAATGAACCAGTCGATCGAGCGCATGGCATCGCTTAGCGCGCAGGTGCAAAGCCGCATGGTCACCATGACCGAACAAGTCGGCGCGGTGGCCGGAAAATCCGAGAACCTGCAAGAGATGCTTGCCGCGCTGCGCACGGGCAACACGCCCTTCGACTCGCTGGTCAACATCCTGCATTCGTTGCAGCATGCCTGCGTCAAGCTGCTGCTCAAGGCCCGCAACGAAGGCGTGGATATCCTCGATCAGCAGTACCGGCGCATACCCAACAGTAATCCGGCGCGTTACAACACGGTTTACGACAGCTCCATCGATCAGCAGCTGACGCAAATCCTCGACTATGTGCTCGAGCAATTGCCCGGCGGGTTCTATACGCTTCTTATCGACAAGAACGGCTACTGCCCCACGCACAACACGATTTACTCGCGTAAGCCCACGGGCGACCTGGACCACGACACGCGTCATGTGCGCAACAAGCGCATCTTCGACGATCCCGTCAGCCTCGGAGCCGCCAAGAACGAGTCCGGGGTGCTTTGCCAGACCTATATGCGCGATACCGGCGAGATTGTCACCGATCTGTCGATTCCCCTGGATATCGATGGCAGCCGCTGGGGTGCGGTGCGCATGGGCGTGGACTACCCGCGCTTCGAAGAGATCGTCACCCAGGGCCACCAGCCGAATTAA
- a CDS encoding protein-glutamate methylesterase/protein-glutamine glutaminase — translation MKKIRVLCVDDSALVRGLMTEIINSQADMEVVASAPDPLIARELIKQHNPDVLTLDVEMPRMDGLDFLERLMRLRPMPVVMVSSLTERNSEVTLRALELGAVDFVTKPKLGLRDGLLEYSTLIADKIRAAAHSKPRQAPAAGTAAPRRLTHVYSTTEKLVLIGSSTGGTEAIRQVLEPLPANSPAIMITQHMPAGFTKSFVQRLDNLCAVQVHEAEDGQRVLPGHVYLAPGGVAHMKLARSGANYVVKLEYSDPVNRHRPSVDVLFNSAAAVAGKNAVGVILTGMGKDGAQGLLAMKQAGALTFAQDEASCVVFGMPREALHIGAADIAVPLSEMSERILASAGSYGHRV, via the coding sequence ATGAAAAAAATACGTGTCCTGTGTGTGGACGACTCAGCGCTGGTACGGGGCTTGATGACGGAAATCATCAATAGTCAGGCCGACATGGAGGTGGTGGCGTCCGCGCCCGATCCCTTGATCGCGCGCGAGCTTATCAAGCAGCACAATCCGGACGTGTTGACGCTGGATGTGGAAATGCCGCGCATGGATGGCCTGGACTTTCTGGAACGCTTGATGCGCTTGCGACCCATGCCTGTAGTCATGGTGTCGTCGCTTACCGAACGGAACTCCGAGGTTACGCTGCGCGCGCTGGAACTGGGCGCTGTCGATTTCGTCACCAAGCCCAAGCTGGGCCTGCGCGATGGGTTGCTCGAGTACAGCACGCTCATTGCGGACAAGATCCGCGCTGCCGCTCACTCGAAGCCACGTCAGGCACCGGCCGCTGGAACGGCGGCGCCCCGTCGCCTGACCCATGTTTATTCGACCACCGAGAAGCTGGTGCTGATTGGTTCGTCGACGGGCGGCACGGAAGCCATACGCCAGGTGCTCGAACCCTTGCCGGCCAATAGCCCGGCCATTATGATCACCCAGCATATGCCGGCAGGGTTTACCAAGTCTTTTGTGCAAAGGCTGGACAACCTTTGCGCCGTTCAGGTGCACGAGGCCGAAGACGGGCAGCGCGTATTGCCCGGCCATGTCTATTTGGCACCGGGCGGCGTGGCGCACATGAAGCTGGCCCGCTCGGGTGCCAACTATGTCGTCAAGCTGGAATACAGCGATCCGGTCAACCGGCATCGCCCCTCCGTGGATGTGTTGTTCAATTCGGCCGCCGCCGTTGCCGGAAAAAATGCCGTCGGCGTAATTCTGACCGGCATGGGCAAGGATGGCGCGCAAGGACTGTTGGCAATGAAACAGGCCGGCGCGTTGACCTTCGCGCAGGACGAAGCAAGTTGCGTAGTATTTGGGATGCCGCGAGAGGCCCTGCACATTGGTGCAGCCGACATCGCGGTGCCGTTGTCAGAAATGAGCGAGCGCATATTGGCAAGCGCTGGCTCCTATGGTCACCGGGTGTAG
- the flhF gene encoding flagellar biosynthesis protein FlhF: MNISRFVGSTTREAMRQVRLALGPDALIVSNKRVNGGVEILATDATSAAAAAAQQGGHAPAAVQQPAPRPVETRVEVMSAIGEMRGVLETRMDELMWGNQLRRVPQAAVLFQTMLGFGFSTALLRAMLKRLPEALSGKAAIQWVRNELITHLPVLESEDALWTQGRALALVGPTGVGKTTTVAKLAARCVRRNGPDGLVLITTDTYRIGAHEQLTIYGQMMRVPVHVVQDTQELQQVVQGIRPDQTLIIDNVGISQRDRYIAEQAAMLAGAGRPVSRLLVLNASSHGDTLDEVARSYVNDGGSPLAGCIITKVDEASRLGASLDTALRYQLPIHFVSTGQKVPEDLSTANPIELVDQALSHSGTASALYAPTEADFAALMSLSKPAEDKSGSAIAERRRKQLLPGLLSMVNNGDGGLSMDDLHAAAAYVDEDTATSEAYDLWRAHATVDGSLPAGTLRHLQRVAGNDVASVAGAALLAVHDQVGIALPTGQRGRLRATLLATHEGRALTTTLQQLGFPDGWSSSTGAAAQVAPTAVEALQQQISALAAQTAAVHLFDGGSQGLWRQLSASGTNWLAQVGATTRVMVDDCATTMGALAKTQDHQPLPATAVLAGLDKVAGIPADDLVVWFASATVYLHARQQPALALQSVSLRLVHRQDGTLVKTLHGLSHFKEGASPQWLATCLLIRVQAKVALRHAAQLWRLLAQNRPGRSAQDQALVAVQCGLAAWQLTQDANAQLARKVAASLVGKQAWTSSLSPPALLKLFALKEMTGP; this comes from the coding sequence ATGAACATAAGCCGTTTTGTTGGCAGTACCACCCGAGAGGCCATGCGGCAGGTCCGCCTTGCCCTGGGACCCGATGCTCTGATCGTATCCAACAAGCGTGTCAACGGCGGGGTGGAAATCCTGGCGACTGACGCAACATCGGCCGCCGCTGCAGCCGCCCAGCAGGGCGGTCACGCGCCGGCAGCGGTACAACAGCCCGCGCCGCGACCCGTCGAGACCCGTGTCGAAGTCATGAGCGCCATCGGCGAGATGCGCGGTGTGCTGGAAACCCGCATGGACGAGCTGATGTGGGGCAATCAACTGCGTCGGGTTCCCCAAGCTGCCGTGCTGTTTCAAACCATGCTGGGTTTTGGTTTCAGCACGGCCTTGCTACGAGCCATGCTCAAGCGGCTGCCTGAAGCGTTATCGGGCAAGGCCGCCATCCAGTGGGTGCGCAACGAGCTGATCACCCATCTGCCGGTGCTTGAAAGCGAGGACGCCTTGTGGACGCAGGGTCGCGCGCTGGCGCTGGTCGGCCCCACCGGTGTGGGCAAAACCACTACCGTTGCCAAGCTGGCGGCTCGCTGCGTGCGCCGCAACGGGCCCGATGGACTGGTACTGATTACCACCGATACCTACCGGATAGGCGCGCACGAGCAACTGACCATCTACGGCCAGATGATGCGCGTGCCCGTGCATGTGGTGCAGGACACGCAGGAACTGCAGCAAGTCGTGCAGGGCATCCGCCCGGACCAGACGCTGATTATCGATAACGTCGGCATCAGCCAGCGCGACCGCTATATAGCAGAGCAAGCCGCAATGCTGGCTGGCGCTGGCCGGCCGGTAAGTCGCTTGCTGGTGCTGAACGCTTCCAGCCATGGCGACACACTGGACGAAGTGGCCCGCAGTTATGTCAATGACGGCGGCTCGCCCTTGGCCGGCTGCATCATTACCAAAGTCGACGAGGCCAGCCGGCTGGGTGCGTCGCTGGATACCGCCTTGCGTTATCAATTGCCCATTCATTTTGTGTCTACCGGCCAGAAGGTGCCCGAAGACCTCAGCACAGCCAACCCCATCGAGCTGGTCGATCAGGCCTTGTCTCATAGTGGTACGGCCAGCGCGCTTTATGCGCCGACCGAGGCGGACTTTGCCGCGCTGATGTCGCTGAGCAAGCCGGCGGAAGATAAAAGCGGAAGCGCCATCGCAGAACGGCGCCGCAAGCAACTGCTGCCCGGCCTGCTTTCCATGGTCAACAACGGCGACGGTGGTCTGTCCATGGACGATCTGCACGCGGCTGCCGCTTATGTGGACGAAGACACGGCTACTTCCGAGGCCTACGATCTGTGGCGTGCCCATGCAACGGTGGACGGCAGCCTGCCAGCCGGTACGCTGCGCCATCTGCAGCGCGTGGCTGGCAACGATGTGGCGTCGGTTGCGGGTGCTGCCTTGTTGGCTGTGCATGATCAAGTCGGAATTGCCTTGCCCACCGGGCAGCGCGGCCGCTTGCGTGCCACGCTATTGGCAACGCATGAGGGCAGGGCGCTGACCACGACGCTACAGCAGCTTGGCTTTCCCGATGGCTGGTCGTCCTCGACCGGCGCCGCCGCGCAAGTGGCGCCTACTGCAGTTGAAGCCTTGCAACAGCAGATCTCGGCCCTGGCGGCGCAAACGGCCGCCGTTCATTTGTTCGATGGCGGCAGCCAGGGCTTGTGGCGGCAACTGAGCGCATCCGGAACCAACTGGCTTGCGCAGGTCGGCGCGACGACGCGTGTGATGGTCGACGATTGCGCGACCACCATGGGCGCCCTGGCCAAGACACAAGATCATCAACCCCTGCCCGCCACCGCCGTGTTGGCTGGGCTGGATAAGGTGGCCGGCATACCCGCGGACGACCTCGTAGTATGGTTTGCCAGCGCCACCGTATACCTGCATGCCCGTCAGCAACCGGCACTGGCCCTGCAAAGTGTGTCCTTGCGCTTGGTGCATCGACAGGACGGCACTTTGGTGAAAACCTTGCACGGGCTGAGCCACTTCAAGGAAGGCGCCTCGCCGCAATGGCTGGCCACCTGTTTGCTGATACGCGTGCAAGCCAAGGTGGCATTGCGACATGCTGCGCAGTTATGGCGCTTGCTTGCGCAAAACCGTCCGGGCAGGTCGGCACAGGATCAGGCGCTGGTGGCAGTGCAGTGCGGCTTGGCGGCATGGCAATTGACGCAGGACGCCAACGCACAGCTAGCGCGTAAGGTTGCAGCAAGCTTGGTGGGCAAGCAGGCATGGACCTCATCGCTGTCGCCGCCGGCACTATTGAAGTTATTTGCGCTAAAGGAAATGACCGGGCCCTGA
- the cheY gene encoding chemotaxis response regulator CheY, with translation MVQKSMKILVVDDFPTMRRIIKNLLKDLGFENVDEAEDGAMGLEKLRNGNFDFVVSDWNMPNMDGLVMLQQIRADPALAKLPVLMVTAEAKKENIIAAAQAGANGYVVKPFTAATLEEKLNKIFEKLGS, from the coding sequence GTGGTACAGAAATCCATGAAGATTCTGGTGGTCGATGATTTCCCGACCATGCGTCGCATTATCAAAAACCTGTTGAAAGACCTGGGGTTCGAGAATGTCGACGAAGCCGAAGACGGGGCCATGGGTCTGGAGAAGCTGCGCAATGGCAACTTCGACTTCGTCGTCTCGGACTGGAACATGCCCAATATGGACGGCCTGGTGATGCTGCAGCAAATCCGTGCCGATCCGGCACTGGCCAAACTGCCCGTCCTGATGGTTACGGCCGAGGCAAAAAAGGAAAACATCATTGCCGCTGCACAGGCAGGGGCCAACGGGTATGTGGTCAAACCCTTTACCGCAGCAACCCTCGAAGAGAAGTTGAACAAAATCTTCGAGAAGCTGGGATCTTAA
- the flhA gene encoding flagellar biosynthesis protein FlhA, whose protein sequence is MNSFLAILKDSGSAHARLMAGPVLILMVLAMMILPLPPFILDLLFTFNISLAVMILLVAMFTKKPLDFAAFPAVLLFATLLRLALNVASTRVVLMHGHKGPDAAGQVIEAFGHFLVGGNFAVGIVVFVILVIINFVVITKGAGRIAEVGARFTLDAMPGKQMAIDADLNAGLVGEDEARRRRAEVGQEAEFYGSMDGASKFVRGDAVAGLLIMVINIVGGLIIGVGQHDLAFSEAGRVYTLLTIGDGLVAQIPALVISTAAGVVVSRVATDQDVGQQMVSQLFANPNVLFITAAIMAIMGSIPGMPHIAFLLLAAAMAGGGWLMYKRQKAERDVLAEEPMKAQAAVEAAAAEASWDDVALLDPLGLEVGYRLISLVDHAQNGELLHRIRSLRKKFAQDVGFLPPVVHIRDNLELKPNDYRILLSGVEIGHGTATPGQWLAIDPGGVTMTLPGTATTDPAFGLPAVWIDVALREQAQIAGYTVVDAGTVIATHLNHLMHRYGAELLGRQEVQQLLDHIGRESPKLVEDLVPKTVTLTLLQKLLRGLLEEEVPIRDMRSIIEALSEHAPRLAALNPAGSGPDAGELLALTRVGLGRAIVQQWFPGETELRVIGLDPRLERVLTQALTTSGALEPGLAESVLSDAERAVQAQEASGDATVLVVPPVLRPSLSRFLRHHFPQLGVLSNAEIPDERILKVTAQIGGSQAT, encoded by the coding sequence ATGAATAGTTTCCTGGCAATACTTAAAGACAGCGGCTCCGCTCATGCCCGCCTGATGGCCGGCCCGGTGCTGATCCTCATGGTCCTGGCCATGATGATTCTGCCCTTGCCGCCTTTTATTCTCGACCTGCTGTTTACCTTCAATATCTCGCTGGCGGTGATGATATTGCTGGTCGCCATGTTCACCAAGAAGCCGCTGGATTTCGCGGCCTTCCCGGCGGTCCTGCTGTTTGCCACGCTGCTGCGGCTGGCGCTGAACGTGGCCTCCACGCGCGTCGTGCTGATGCATGGCCACAAGGGTCCGGACGCGGCCGGCCAGGTGATCGAGGCCTTTGGCCACTTCCTGGTCGGCGGCAACTTCGCCGTCGGTATTGTCGTGTTCGTGATTCTGGTCATCATCAACTTTGTGGTGATCACCAAGGGCGCCGGCCGTATTGCCGAGGTAGGCGCGCGCTTTACGCTGGATGCCATGCCGGGCAAGCAGATGGCGATAGATGCCGATCTGAACGCCGGCCTGGTCGGCGAAGACGAGGCACGCCGCCGCCGCGCCGAGGTGGGTCAGGAGGCTGAGTTCTACGGCTCCATGGACGGCGCCAGCAAGTTCGTGCGGGGCGATGCCGTCGCCGGCCTGTTGATCATGGTCATCAATATTGTGGGTGGGCTGATCATCGGCGTGGGCCAACACGACCTGGCTTTCAGTGAAGCAGGACGCGTATATACCTTGCTGACCATCGGTGATGGCCTGGTCGCACAAATACCTGCGTTGGTCATATCCACTGCAGCAGGCGTCGTGGTGTCGCGCGTCGCGACCGACCAGGACGTGGGCCAGCAAATGGTCAGTCAGTTGTTCGCCAACCCCAATGTGTTGTTCATTACCGCTGCCATCATGGCCATTATGGGTTCGATCCCCGGTATGCCGCACATTGCCTTTCTGCTGTTGGCTGCCGCGATGGCCGGCGGCGGCTGGCTGATGTATAAGCGCCAGAAGGCCGAAAGAGACGTGCTTGCGGAAGAACCCATGAAGGCACAGGCTGCCGTCGAGGCAGCGGCCGCCGAGGCAAGCTGGGACGATGTGGCTTTGCTGGACCCCCTGGGACTGGAAGTGGGCTACCGATTGATCTCCCTGGTCGATCACGCTCAGAACGGCGAGCTGCTGCATCGCATCCGCAGTCTGCGCAAGAAGTTCGCCCAGGATGTCGGCTTTTTGCCGCCGGTGGTGCACATACGCGACAACCTGGAACTCAAGCCCAACGATTACCGTATCTTGTTGTCCGGGGTGGAGATCGGCCACGGCACGGCGACACCAGGTCAATGGCTGGCGATCGATCCGGGCGGTGTCACCATGACGCTGCCGGGCACGGCGACCACCGATCCGGCTTTTGGCCTGCCCGCCGTCTGGATCGATGTGGCGCTGCGCGAACAGGCGCAGATCGCGGGTTACACCGTGGTGGATGCCGGCACGGTGATCGCCACGCACCTGAATCACCTGATGCACCGTTACGGGGCCGAGCTGCTTGGCCGTCAGGAAGTCCAGCAACTGCTGGATCATATCGGTCGCGAGTCGCCCAAACTGGTCGAAGACCTGGTGCCCAAAACCGTCACCCTCACGCTGCTGCAGAAGCTGTTGCGCGGCTTGCTGGAAGAAGAAGTGCCTATTCGCGACATGCGCAGCATTATCGAAGCGCTGTCGGAACATGCGCCGCGCCTGGCAGCGCTTAATCCTGCCGGATCCGGTCCCGATGCCGGCGAGCTGTTGGCCCTGACACGCGTGGGGCTGGGACGGGCCATTGTTCAGCAGTGGTTCCCCGGAGAGACCGAGCTGCGTGTCATCGGCCTGGATCCACGCCTGGAACGCGTGCTGACGCAAGCCCTGACCACCAGTGGGGCTCTGGAGCCGGGCCTGGCGGAAAGTGTGCTGTCCGATGCAGAACGCGCGGTGCAAGCCCAGGAGGCCAGTGGCGATGCTACTGTATTGGTCGTCCCGCCGGTGTTGCGGCCCTCGCTCTCGAGGTTCCTGCGCCACCACTTCCCGCAACTTGGGGTATTGTCCAATGCCGAGATACCCGACGAACGCATACTTAAAGTCACCGCCCAGATAGGCGGGAGTCAAGCAACATGA
- a CDS encoding flagella synthesis protein FlgN, with product MNSNIAQLLACLETETSLVNEFIVLLESEAQILAEGGDAEALADSTARKNIYADQLTRANETRLALLTALGYSADRNGLDAAAHDHPSLQSASQHLLERTRIAGELNTSNGTIIDSFLAHNQQALDTLRVLAGQGDLYDASGHTRPGGKAQSKKIKVG from the coding sequence ATGAATAGCAACATTGCGCAATTGCTGGCTTGCCTTGAAACCGAGACGTCTCTGGTAAACGAATTTATCGTCTTGCTGGAGTCCGAAGCGCAAATTCTGGCCGAGGGCGGCGACGCCGAGGCACTGGCCGACAGTACGGCGCGGAAAAATATCTATGCCGACCAGCTCACCCGGGCGAATGAAACACGCCTGGCGCTACTGACGGCGCTAGGTTACAGCGCCGACCGCAATGGCCTGGATGCCGCCGCGCACGACCACCCCAGCCTGCAGTCTGCCAGCCAGCATCTGCTGGAACGGACCCGCATCGCCGGCGAGCTGAACACCTCCAACGGCACCATCATCGACAGTTTTCTGGCGCATAACCAGCAGGCGCTGGACACACTGCGTGTGCTGGCCGGCCAAGGCGATCTTTACGACGCCAGCGGCCACACTCGCCCGGGCGGCAAAGCCCAGAGCAAGAAGATCAAGGTCGGTTAG